Proteins found in one Coffea eugenioides isolate CCC68of chromosome 5, Ceug_1.0, whole genome shotgun sequence genomic segment:
- the LOC113771185 gene encoding protein FAR1-RELATED SEQUENCE 5-like — protein sequence MDCSKLAEDGTPELGMEFNSEEDAYQFYNKYAFKMGFSVRKDYLNKDKDGVTTSRRYSCCKEGVKRKYEGDVMPKRTRAPTKTGCGAKMVIVLFRGTMKYRVHDIVLEHNHELHIVQCAHMMPSQRKVSEAQGFQAEISEDAGLSLKQSHELMGKEAGGMGNVGYTREDLKRYLRTRRERSLKYGEAGSMLNYFQEQTLENPSFFHAVQLDCEEQITNIFWADAGMLIDYKFFGDVVTFDTTYKTNKEYRPLGVFVGFNQHRQIVIFGAALMYDETIDSFKWVFGTFLEAMCGKRPSTILTDQDHAMAAALSVVMPETFHGLCTFHIRRNFMKHLGNHYKENSDLPYMFGACMYEFEEVEQFNRVWEAMVKKHDLENNEWLSGLYRIRDKWARCMMKERWTAGMRSTQLSESLNAAIKNHLKLDHDLVQFFRHFNRVVDEKRHNELIAEYEMRQKLPMVGLRQTPMLVHASETYSPTVFVAFQNEYGESTAMVILRQQDAAMIVEFAVMRYDGGPERIVVFNRNDLSVRCSCKKYENEGILCGHALKVFDTVGIKIIPPEYIKRRWTKRARAGDCFDRRRREVVADPKIMISTRYRELAPAMIKVATRAAMSEDTSKVAITVISDLAKRVELLLSESEEQPLQNQKNLNMEERDKIEIVNEMGEAVVARGIKKRGGGKKSRVMRSWIDKFDRVKRKSRLSRTTQTTASESEPTSVSIEEYMFMGCRSSTDSVSTHSMSQTVNGPPNAIAPNIDESETGHRLAYQGPPTSVPTEWMHPRFSIFSKYNSVRDVLMEERAALLTHCDLDAYHVFAPSPQARNNTQGLQLRADVAAPENEIDE from the exons ATGGATTGCAGCAAATTGGCAGAAGATGGGACCCCTGAATTAGGAATGGAGTTCAACAGCGAAGAGGATGCGTACCAGTTTTACAACAAATATGCCTTTAAAATGGGTTTTAGTGTACGTAAAGACTATCTGAATAAAGACAAAGACGGCGTGACCACGTCTAGGAGATATAGTTGCTGCAAGGAAGGTGTGAAGCGCAAGTACGAAGGTGATGTGATGCCAAAGAGGACACGAGCGCCGACGAAAACAGGGTGTGGAGCTAAAATGGTTATCGTGTTGTTTAGAGGAACAATGAAGTACCGTGTGCATGACATTGTCTTAGAGCATAACCATGAGTTGCACATTGTTCAATGTGCGCACATGATGCCATCACAAAGAAAAGTGAGCGAGGCTCAAGGATTCCAAGCTGAAATAAGCGAGGACGCTGGGCTTTCATTGAAACAGAGTCATGAACTTATGGGAAAGGAGGCAGGTGGGATGGGAAATGTGGGATATACTCGGGAAGACCTGAAACGATATCTTCGTACTCGACGGGAAAGGAGTTTGAAATATGGAGAAGCAGGTAGCATGCTGAATTATTTTCAAGAGCAAACACTCGAGAATCCATCATTTTTTCATGCCGTACAGTTGGACTGTGAAGAGCAGATAACGAATATCTTTTGGGCTGATGCAGGAATGTTAATTGACTACAAATTTTTTGGAGACGTAGTCACATTCGAtacaacctacaaaacaaataaagaataccGGCCACTTGGAGTGTTTGTGGGTTTTAACCAACATAGGCAAATTGTGATATTCGGTGCTGCCCTTATGTATGATGAGACTATAGATTCTTTCAAATGGGTGTTTGGTACATTTCTAGAAGCAATGTGCGGAAAGCGTCCAAGTACCATACTAACCGACCAAGATCATGCCATGGCAGCCGCTCTTTCAGTTGTTATGCCTGAAACATTTCACGGTCTATGTACGTTTCACATAAGGCGTAATTTTATGAAACATCTTGGCAATCACTACAAGGAAAATAGTGATCTTCCATACATGTTTGGTGCATGCATGTATGAGTTTGAAGAAGTGGAACAATTCAATAGGGTGTGGGAGGCGATGGTGAAGAAACACGatcttgaaaataatgaatggcTCTCCGGATTGTATAGAATTCGTGATAAATGGGCAAGGTGCAtgatgaaagaaagatggaCCGCTGGAATGCGAAGCACCCAACTCAGCGAAAGCCTAAATGCAGCaattaaaaatcatttgaaactggATCATGACCTTGTGCAGTTCTTTAGACATTTCAATCGGGTGGTTGATGAAAAGAGACATAATGAACTGATCGCAGAATATGAAATGAGGCAAAAGCTCCCCATGGTCGGGTTAAGGCAAACACCTATGCTCGTGCATGCATCAGAGACGTATTCACCAACCGTATTTGTTGCATTCCAAAATGAATATGGCGAGTCAACAGCTATGGTTATATTGAGACAGCAAGATGCAGCGATGATTGTGGAGTTTGCGGTCATGAGGTATGATGGAGGACCTGAAAGAATAGTGGTATTCAATCGGAATGATCTAAGTGTACGTTGTAGTTGCAAAAAATACGAGAATGAAGGCATTTTATGTGGGCACGCGTTGAAGGTGTTTGATACTGTGGGCATAAAAATAATTCCTCCTGAATACATTAAGAGGCGATGGACAAAAAGAGCTCGGGCTGGAGACTGTTTTGATCGGCGAAGACGGGAAGTTGTGGCTGATCCTAAAATAATGATTTCAACTCGTTATCGGGAGCTCGCTCCAGCCATGATTAAGGTCGCAACTCGAGCAGCAATGTCGGAGGACACCAGCAAAGTAGCAATCACTGTCATATCCGATTTGGCAAAGAGAGTTGAGCTCCTCCTCTCAGAAAGTGAAGAACAACCtttgcaaaatcaaaaaaatctgaATATGGAGGAAcgggataaaattgaaattgtgAATGAAATGGGGGAGGCAGTAGTCGCAAGAGGCATTAAAAAACGAGGTGGTGGGAAGAAAAGTAGAGTGATGCGAAGTTGGATCGATAAATTTGACagagtaaaaagaaaatctagatTATCAAGGACTACACAGACTACg GCCTCAGAATCGGAGCCGACATCGGTTTCAATTGAGGAATACATGTTTATGGGATGTCGTTCATCTACTGACTCTGTTTCG ACGCATTCAATGAGCCAGACAGTGAATGGCCCTCCAAACGCTATTGCTCCGAATATCGATGAAAGTGAAACG GGTCACCGTTTGGCTTATCAGGGGCCTCCTACAAGTGTCCCTACAGAATGGATGCATCCcagattttctattttttccaaGTATAACTCTGTAAGAGATGTCTTAATG GAGGAGCGTGCAGCACTTTTAACACACTGTGATCTTGATGCATATCATGTATTTGCACCTTCACCCCAG GCAAGAAATAACACCCAGGGATTGCAACTTCGCGCTGACGTCGCCGCCCCCGAGAATGAGATTGATGAATGA
- the LOC113772391 gene encoding secoisolariciresinol dehydrogenase-like, translating into MANMAVASNVMKRLQGKVALITGAASGIGESTARLFVKHGAKVVIADIQDDSAKKVCQDLDPSSASHVHCDVTEESDIENAVNTAVSKYGKLDIMFNNAGIGGSATSNILDDKKSDFERVISVNLVGIFLGAKHAARVMIPNRCGSIINTASVCSTLGGGAPHAYVSSKHAVVGLTRNTAVDLGRYGIRVNCLSPYFVSTPSAADFVERIYGGVSKVYTYLDGAELKAEDVADAALYLASDDSKYVSGHNLVVDGGHSIVNSAMCMYENSKK; encoded by the exons ATGGCAAACATGGCAGTCGCCTCAAATGTTATGAAAAG GCTTCAAGGCAAGGTTGCACTGATAACTGGTGCTGCTAGTGGTATTGGTGAGTCCACCGCTAGACTTTTTGTCAAACATGGAGCGAAAGTAGTCATTGCTGACATTCAAGATGATTCGGCCAAGAAAGTATGCCAAGATTTGGATCCTTCATCAGCTTCACATGTTCACTGTGATGTAACTGAAGAATCTGATATAGAAAATGCAGTGAACACTGCTGTTTCTAAGTATGGGAAGCTAGACATCATGTTCAACAATGCTGGTATAGGGGGATCAGCCACATCCAACATTCTTGAcgataaaaaatctgattttgaacgCGTAATCAGTGTAAACCTTGTAGGTATATTTTTAGGCGCAAAACATGCTGCAAGAGTGATGATTCCTAATCGCTGTGGCAGTATAATAAATACAGCAAGTGTATGTTCTACCCTAGGCGGAGGTGCTCCTCATGCTTACGTGAGTTCAAAACATGCTGTGGTAGGCCTAACAAGAAATACTGCGGTTGATCTCGGACGATATGGCATTCGCGTGAACTGTCTGTCGCCCTACTTTGTTTCCACGCCTTCGGCAGCGGATTTCGTCGAAAGAATCTATGGTGGAGTTTCTAAAGTATATACGTATCTGGATGGTGCAGAACTGAAGGCAGAAGATGTAGCTGATGCAGCCCTTTACTTGGCAAGTGATGACTCCAAATATGTCAGTGGGCACAACCTTGTGGTTGATGGAGGCCACAGTATTGTTAATTCAGCTATGTGTATGTATGAGAACTCAAAAAAATGA